One part of the Budorcas taxicolor isolate Tak-1 chromosome 22, Takin1.1, whole genome shotgun sequence genome encodes these proteins:
- the LOC128067485 gene encoding poly [ADP-ribose] polymerase 2-like, translating to MAARRRGTAGDRMRAERVNNGKTVAEDPPPAKKIRKCHRVKKESVAEGKADNDRTEDKQESVKTLLLKGKAPVDPECTAKVGKAHVYCEGNDVYDVMLNQTNLQFNNNKYYLIQLLEDDAQRNFSVWMRWGRVGKTGQHSLVACSGDLNKAKDIFQKKFLDKTKNNWEDREKFEKIPGKYDMLQMDYASNTQLQNEEETKKEESLKSPLKLESQLDLRVQALIKLICNVQAMEEMMVEMKYDTKKAPLGKLTVAQIKAGYQSLKKIEDCIQAGQHGRALIEACNEFYTRIPHNFGLRTPPLIRTEKELSDKVQLLEALGDIEIAIKLVKTELQSPEHPLDQHYRKLKCALHPLDHESYEFKVISQYLQSTHAPTYSDYTMTLLDVFEVEKEGEKEAFREDLHNRMLLWHGSRLSNWVGILSHGFRIAPPEAPITGYMFGKGIYFADMSSKSANYCFATRLKDTGLLLLSEVALGQCNELLGANPEAEGLLQGKHSTKGLGKMAPSPACAITLNGSTVPLGPASDTGILNPEGYTLNYNEFIVYNPNQVRMRYLLKVQFNFLQLW from the coding sequence ATGGCAGCTCGGCGGCGGGGGACTGCCGGCGACAGAATGCGAGCTGAAAGAGTTAATAATGGCAAAACAGTTGCAGAAGACCCTCCTCCTGCAAAGAAAATTCGAAAATGTCACAGGGTGAAAAAGGAGTCTGTGGCTGAAGGAAAGGCAGATAATGACAGGACGGAAGACAAGCAAGAGTCTGTGAAGACCTTGCTGTTAAAGGGCAAAGCTCCAGTGGACCCAGAGTGCACAGCCAAGGTGGGGAAGGCCCATGTGTACTGTGAAGGAAATGATGTCTATGATGTCATGCTAAATCAGACCAATCTCCAGTTCAACAACAACAAGTATTACCTGATTCAGCTGTTAGAAGATGATGCCCAGAGAAACTTCAGTGTTTGGATGAGATGGGGCCGAGTTGGGAAGACAGGGCAGCACAGCTTGGTGGCTTGTTCCGGGGACCTCAACAAGGCCAAGGACATCTTTCAAAAGAAATTCCttgacaaaacaaaaaataattgggAGGATCGTGAGAAGTTTGAGAAGATACCTGGAAAATATGATATGCTACAGATGGACTATGCCAGCAACACACAGCTACAGaatgaagaggaaacaaagaaagaggaatcTCTTAAATCCCCCTTGAAACTAGAGTCACAGCTAGATCTTCGTGTACAGGCGCTGATAAAGTTGATCTGTAATGTCCAGGCCATGGAAGAGATGATGGTAGAAATGAAATATGATACCAAGAAAGCTCCACTTGGGAAGCTGACAGTGGCACAAATCAAGGCAGGTTACCAGTCTCTTAAGAAGATTGAGGACTGTATTCAGGCTGGCCAGCATGGACGAGCTCTCATTGAAGCATGCAATGAATTCTACACCCGAATCCCACATAACTTTGGACTCCGCACCCCTCCATTAATCCGGACAGAGAAAGAACTGTCAGATAAAGTACAACTACTAGAGGCTTTGGGAGACATTGAAATTGCAATTAAGCTGGTGAAGACAGAACTGCAAAGCCCAGAACACCCATTGGACCAACACTATAGAAAACTAAAGTGTGCCTTGCACCCTTTAGACCATGAGAGTTATGAGTTCAAAGTGATTTCCCAGTACCTACAGTCTACCCATGCTCCCACATACAGTGACTATACCATGACCTTGCTGGATGTCTTTGAAGTTGAGAAGGAGGGTGAAAAAGAAGCCTTCAGAGAGGACCTTCATAACAGGATGCTACTCTGGCATGGCTCCAGGCTGAGTAACTGGGTAGGAATCCTAAGCCATGGGTTTCGAATCGCCCCACCTGAGGCTCCCATCACAGGTTACATGTTCGGAAAAGGAATCTACTTTGCTGACATGTCTTCCAAGAGTGCCAATTACTGCTTTGCCACTCGCCTAAAGGATACTGGGCTGCTGCTCTTATCAGAGGTAGCTCTGGGTCAGTGTAATGAGCTACTCGGGGCCAATCCAGAGGCAGAAGGATTACTGCAAGGCAAACACAGCACCAAGGGGCTGGGCAAGATGGCTCCCAGTCCTGCGTGCGCCATCACCTTGAATGGGAGTACAGTGCCATTAGGACCAGCAAGTGACACAGGAATTCTGAATCCAGAGGGTTACACGCTCAACTACAATGAATTTATCGTCTATAACCCCAACCAGGTCCGTATGCGATACCTTCTAAAGGTTCAGTTTAATTTCCTGCAGCTGTGGTGA